GCTAAAAACTACATTGTTGTATATCCAGCCTCTTACTGGTAACATCTGGGTGAGAATTTGAGGTATTGTGTTTGGTCATGGTATCTTATCATTTTGTTGCAGTTCAAAATTAAACACTCACAGAATGACCTAAATGAAGTAACATAGTCCAGTTAAGTTCTCTGATAAAATagtatcaataaaaaaatcaattgaatGCCCTCCAACAGCTTGGCAGATTGAACAACCTTTTAGTTCAACACTGAATTAACTTACAGCATCCCCGAGAGACTCTGACAGATTTGTCCATGATGAACTGTAAGTGATACAATACTCTTTGTGTGAGGGTCCACTGGAGATGTACAGGAATCCTTGTTCAGATTGCACCTGAAAGGCATTGAATTTCAGTGAATAACCTTGTAACATGTACAAGATCActgttaaattttaaaacaaatttactgtTGCTAATGTTACTGCTTTTGTGCAGTAACATTAGCGCCACAAAAAATAGATCAGCAATGATTTCttaactgctttttaaaaatgacatcttTTTGGCCACTAGTAAATTTCTGGCTACGTATGTATGGGAAACCACCTAACATTAGCTATTTTGCTAAGGAAGTGTTGTTGGCTATATCAAATGTATACGCTGTAAAGTTGTACGTTACACTTATTTAAAGTGGGGCTACACTGTACAGAACAAATAGTGTTAGATCAGTGATTTAACTACTTGTGGAAGGCGCATTGCTTAGTGAACTTGGCTAACAATCGCTCGCTGTTGATAGCGCCTCCAAAGAGTCTTTGAAATTGAAACGATTATTGGTGGTAGCTATAGCTCTTGTAGCTCCAGTAATTCGGTCGTATATAACTTTTTTAGGCTAGCTATCGTAACGTTCACCAACTTACCTGAGACATGTAAATGTAGCATAGAAGTAAAACAGGCGTCATTAACCGGAACATGTTCGTACATTCAGCTTGCAATCGAACGTTTGATGTGTGAAAAACACTATGTTGACACAGTAGACTAACTTATCAGTAATGTAATCCAGCTACTGAATCAAGGTTTCAATTTTGCCCTGTTCACCGTTGGCTAGCGTTAGCTTCATGGTGATACACGAGAGAGCAGCACACTCTAGCTTCATACTTGTAGTTTGCTTGCGCACTGTTTCATTTCCTCTTCCGTTTGCCAATGTGTAACACTAACAGTCAATGTCAGCAGGGAAGCTGTCAGATGATCAATCTTTTAGTTCAACTGCACTTACAGTGTGTACGTCGCGGGTTTATCagaattatattgtttttagaTGCTTCATTAACCGTTTTGCTAACAGGGATGTCATGTGCTCTCgttttagaaataaaattgcCTATAGAAGTGTCCAAACTGAAAGTGAACATTAACTCTCCACGCGTACTTGAAGGAAATTCCCCGAGAATTTCCCCGAGGTGCACTGAAACGCCAGCGGTGGAAAACCAGGTAAAACTTATACCCCTTTTAGACAGAAACGTCACCATTGTCACACAGCTCATCAAACAGATCAATCTCAAGTGGAGAAAAGGTCACTATTTGAAAGTACTGTAGGAACAGCAGAATAATTTCAACATGGTTATTTTCTTATCTTAAATTCCTGAATGAAATGCCTTTCATGGTATGCTCAGGGCTATGAACGTAGATGGGGACAAATCTcacccgaaccccccccccccaaaacataaaataaaaatcctcaAATTTCCTTATTTCTGTCCCCTCTAAAGTTTAAATTTTCCCATCCTGGCTCagtacaacaaaataaatatacctTTTAAGCTGAAGTATAATAATAGACATAacagtatttatttgcttaacaAACACCTTTTATCTGGAGCGGCCTGCTCGGTTCACATTTTACCATATGTTCCTATATATTCTACAGAAGCAATTAAGCTTACATACATTATTCAAGGATAAAGTGGCAGTGCCCAACCTGAGATTTGATTATGTGGAAAGAATAatgttaaatgcacatttttattacattttgaaaaataattttattatgaaagAAGACCAAGAAATATCCCCACAAGaacaaaatatacagaaatgCAGTCAAATCTTGGGTACTTCAGTGTCTGAAAATTGATACATTAATCCCGACATTACAGTGTGTGTTGAACATTTTTCAAGTTTACCGGGAAAAACAAAGTATACattgaataaaacaaagaagTAAATCAAGCCTGAGACCTGTGACAGCAAGATAGGTGATTCTCTACAACATCATGGGGCACATGTCTACCtctattttgtaaaaatgcttttaaaaatatcttcaaacacttgtttttttttccaaaactgtGCTTCACAAAAAATGCATCCCACAAAGTCAGAAGTGGCCCTGCCACCATATGACGAACACATTCTTTAAAGATACAGATGTTCAAGAATTAAAACCTGAACAACAGCTAGATCCTGGCTGGGACTGAAATCTTCACACACTCTACACTATACTGGCCATTTATGACTCCATCAAGCGTTCATTAATATATGCCACTTTCATACTCCATCTCAAatttgtgctgttatcataTCTGCAGCCAAAATTTTGAGGTACAACCGTGCTCTACCTATGgaattatttacatattcattcaATATCACtgatttatacagtatatgttgctctgaatgtttgtttgccttttagTAAAATATCTACTTAAAAGATATATCTTCTGAAGAGCAGAAGGGAGTTCACTGTACACAGGTTTCAGAAAATGTAGACTGTTTCACCAACTCTGgggggcaaaaacacaaaaaatcaatttacacaaattaaattatgtacaATTCAGTCtatattcattttcacttcaaaaCATTTAAGGATAATGATCTGAATTGCATCTTTTAGCTTCATAGGTTTCTGTACATAGCGTACAGAAGTCATTGCAGAATGCATTAATCAGTTccataaaagacaaaaaaatgttgctaTGTAATATTAAATGTCAAGGCAATTCATGCTTAATCAGAACTAGGCCACTATGATCATTTCTCCAAAACAGGGAAATAACACAGTGCTTAATCTTGTGTTCACATTCTAAATGTCACAGTAAAGTTGAGCATATCTCCCAAAAACACTACTACATTGTGCACTGATAAGCCCCAGAGTCTGGAATTAGTCTCATAATGCTAGCACAGGCTGGACAATTTCACTGTGCTAGAAGGGCAGTCCTCTGGCAGAAGTTGATACCAGGGTACAGAGCGCATCACTGACCTAAAATCCTAATTAGTATAAGAACTAGGCACCTGGTGGCACTtcttttcttgtaaaaaaaagagctcAGATAAACACCTGAAAGAGTGAATGTCTACAGTAATGGATCTCACCTGGTCACTCTGGAGCATTCTCAGTCCCTCCGTTTCCATAGCCACCCTTAGACTTCATCTGATCCTGCAGAACGTCCACcttcaaaagaaaaaccagTGCTCAAATCTATATACCAGAAAACGAATTCATGGAAGCTTTAGAGGTTAATACTTTTTAAACGCTGTATTTATACTTGAATTAACAATGCTTGTTAATTAAACACAATATACCCTTCCTCATGTTCCAGTCAGGAAACACTGACAGACTACATTTGGCACTAATCTGATATGAACAGTAtagtgagccagcctggttcagctctgcaGTAGGAAAATGGCTATactgagccagcctggttcagctctgcagtgggaaaaTGGCTATactgagccagcctggttcagctctgcagtgggaaaaTGGCTATactgagccagcctggttcagctctgcaGTGGCAGAGGATAGGCTGGGCCCAGTGGTTCACAGTACTTACTGCTCTCAGTCCCATCCCCATGTCCCCTGAGCCCACATGGGTTGTGTGGACAAAGTTTGTGGGCTCCCCAATCATGGAACGGTCTATTCGCCGCCGTCTCTTCTGCAGTTGAAAGAGATGGAAAAATGCATTACACAAAGCAGGTCCTACTGCCAGGAACTCGAGTAAACACTCCTTTTAAATCCAGGGGCATGCAAACATCCAATGTGCATATCTACTTCTGTGACAAATGCTGAGAGACACCACAGACACCACAAATTTACATGGTTTAAGTGGAAGCATGTTTACCTGGAGATACATTCCCTTAAGGCTCATTCAGGCCACTGTTCCTAAGCtagtgtttaaaatattttttattgtttattgttatcTTCATTTTTGTTAACTCAGAATATTAttcaaaaactattcaaaatgACCTGCAAGTGCAAAGAGTACACCGAtctacactatatggccaaaagtatgtggacacctggcatccaacatctcatccttttgctgctataacaacctccactcttctgggaaggctttatactagaccagggatctcaaactcaaatcctggagggctgctgtctctgctggtttttgatgtgttcctgcacttaagtgcttagtttAGGTAATTGATTGGCTAAATAGTCTGTACACCTTGTTCCCAAGGCcatgattggctgctgattgagccctctgggactggagtttgagacccctgtactagatgttggatcattgctgctgggatttgcttccattcagccagaagagcattagtgaggttgggcactgattggtgattaggcctggctcgcagttggctttccgaTCGATCCCATAGgttttggatggggttgaggtcagggctctgtgcaggctagtcaagttcttccacaccattcttgcCTAAACCATTCTTATATGAACCTCGCTGTGtgcacgggggcattgtcatgctgaaacaggaaagggcctccACCAAACTGTTTGGGAAGCACAGTTGTGTAGAATGTGACtgtatatggtagcattaagatttgcctcaCTGGAAGTAAGGGATCTAACCCAAACCATGaacaacagccccagaccaaggaaTGTCCAGATACTTGTGGTAATTTACTGTattttgtatgtatatttttgtgcaCCAGGGCACACTTTGTTTTTGCACTTGTTTTGTCAGCATATCGATGTTTATTCAGTGAAGACTGGGTTTTTGCCAGTGTGTAATTCCCATTCTTATGTTAACTCTAAATGTGACATGATAATTTCATCGTCATCACTACTGATCAAAGGATAGGCATTGCTCTCTCTGACAACTAGTAGCACCTTTTGGAGAAGAGATTTGAACCCCTCTCACAAACTAGACCCATATAATACCACACTGGAGAGGATGTAATAATTGGGTCAGGCTCACCTAATGTCTGAATGCATTACATGCATTAATTGGCTACTCTGTAAATGTCCGAATGCATTAAGTACATTCTTTAGCAGCTCTGTGCATGTCTGAATGCATTAAGCGCATTCACTGGCTGCTC
Above is a genomic segment from Anguilla rostrata isolate EN2019 chromosome 16, ASM1855537v3, whole genome shotgun sequence containing:
- the LOC135242275 gene encoding CDC42 small effector protein 2-like, which gives rise to MTELWICFTCCIAEQPQPKRRRRIDRSMIGEPTNFVHTTHVGSGDMGMGLRAVDVLQDQMKSKGGYGNGGTENAPE